The following nucleotide sequence is from Drosophila takahashii strain IR98-3 E-12201 chromosome 3L, DtakHiC1v2, whole genome shotgun sequence.
AGGTTGTTTAACAGTGTCAATTTattactcaacccaacaaaaagacgtccaaaacaaaaaacttaatatcaaaaaaacttcaagaaattttatttcatatgaagttatttgttttggacgactttttgttgggttgagtactagtcTAACTATAAAATCTTCTGTCCCTGGAATTAGATCGCCATTTAAAACTCTATAGAATCGAAAAGGGTATTAAAATGTTCAATATTCActtattaatttatgtatattGAAGCAAGGTATTTATTCTCAGCAGAAAAATGTGTGCTTCGTTTTTGAGCAGGATTTTGAATTCTTGCCAGAAAACGCCGTGAAGTAGGCAAAACATTTTGAATGTATAGACTAAGGACATGGTGGtacatttcaataaattttcttagGATATGTGCAGgttttctttgtaaatttCTATTTACCTGAAAAGTCCCTCTAACTCATGTAAGGAACTGACCATTTCTCCCAGTGTAGACGGTACGAATGACCTGAAGTAAACAGAAGATCTTACGAGGGGAGggtagaaaaaaagaaaaaagtgataaacataaaaatgggTAGTCGCCCGTCGACTGTAGATAACCGAAAAGGGCCCACAATAAATGGTTGATAACGAagggcaaacacacacagacacaaccAAAGAGAGCCCGGAGAGTGAGTTGGTGTGAGTGCGAGTGCGCTTTGTTTATCTCTATTTACGCGGCAGCGGCGTCAACGTCGTCGGACGTCGCGAGTTGTATAAAATCCGGCGATCCGCCGATCGGAGAGTCAGTGCTCAATGTAAACCGTTAACGATCACATCTCCTCATCTCGTGAAGAAGAACACACCCACTCCCTCTCCCGAAACCCAGAAAATGGGGGAGGTTGGCGAGGGAGGATTGTTGCAGCTTTAAGCGCGCTCCAAGCGCAACCCCCTACGTAATCCTACGTAATCTTGGATGGTACAGAAGCTTTAAAGACCGCTTGGCTCCCCCTCAACTCCCGCCACCACCGTCATCAGTCTACTGGACTCCCACTGGAGAAGGGAGCGCAAGGACATGGACATGGTGATCGAGGACAAGGAGGACCCAACAGGACCGGGCTGGAGGAAAGTGCAATGGTGACTTGGCGGGACTCTAAAACTCGAACAGAAGACTCCGTTTCGACTGCGTTTCCCGCTAGGTCAACACCCCCACAATATCATGTGCAATATTGGTTGATTTTCTATTGACTAATTTGTTATTAACtaatttgttgttggtttCACGTTCCTAGAACGTTAGCTGTgattgttaaaatttatttgttaaaaaatttgttatgtTTGATAAATGTAGATTTTACTTTTGTAAAATCTTTAGACTGCGTTACGTTTAAGATAGCAACACATCGCTCACGTCTTCCATTACCGTTAAGTGCAATCTAGCTTGtaagaaaattagtttttcctTTGTTGAAATAAAACAGCTCTTCATGGGAAAGCTAACAAAAACCATTACTTGTTCTTCTTATTTAccaacatttttatactttaGCAATGGATTCTGATCTTTATAGGCTTCACAGAGACAAACTTGTTgtagatgtttttttttgcatttggaGTATCTCATTTTTTACAGATGGTGATGAAATTAAAGAGATATTGTTGAAAAACATATACATAGATgcaagcaaaaaataatttttgattcccagaaaaaaacttttttagacGTTTgtaaacaaggaaaatatcgtccacttaaatacaattttataaaaaaaaaataagaaaacataTTTGTGGAATAAATACCCTGACTGGATTTGTTACTTTCTTATTAACAGTGGCGGATCCAATAATTGGTTGTGGGGgaattccaaaacaaatttgttgttgcatactttttgaatatcaCACCCTTGTATGTTTTACCCAAGTGGAGGGACTTATCAACACGActgtttttataaatactcTTTTCAGATTATGGCTAAAATTCCGTTAAAAGATAGGAAATTAacccaaaacgaaaaaaattaagcGACTTTCTTTTGCTGCCACTATCTGTAGCTAACAGTTTCTTTGAATACGTCGGAGACTTTATAAAAAACCCTACACAGAGACCATTGTTATCTAAACTCTCGTATGTTATGCTGATGGTAGTTTTCCTCACCGCTTTCCACACGTTTTCTGAAATCTCAGCCAGATCTTTGGGTAAACAGTAAACAGAAACCCAACACATGTTTGATACCGTGGGAATgccccacatctttaaaggatCTGCAGACAGGAACTTTCGTCTGTTTTCCCCAGGCAGGACCATATGTTGTAAATGCCGTGTAAATAAACGTTTTTGCCCAttgtaaataataagaaatttaaatatgttttcaatgtttatttaagtttttgtttacaaattttgtttcCAAAATCCAAACAATTGGAACCCTTTTTTGCCCAGCAAAAAATGGGATAATTGTTGGAATACCTCCCGCCACGATTTAACGTGGTTACCCAGCCGCTTTAGAGGAATTTTCAGTGAGTTGGAAAATCCGAAAAGCGCCGCTTTAAACCGATGAACCCAGAGTCGAAGTGCCCAAACTCTGGAGTACCCATCCCGCTGGAGAGCCGAGCTCCAGTCCAGTTGAAGTTATCCCAATTGAAAGTTGAAAAACCCCATTGTTGATCAAGGTTGAAGTTGCAGCTCCAGGCTTTCAGGTTCAAGCCTGAGCCCAGCGGTCCAGGAAGTTCCATTCGATGGCATAGGGCTCGCTGGCTTTGGGCTGCAGTGAGGTCCAGAAGAAAGTGCCGGCATTGGTGCGTGCGAAGTGGACGGGAACGTAGTAGTCCTCCTGATCGATGGTCTGCAGCTCCCCGGAACCGTTTTCATTGTAAACGATGACCGCATCTTCCTTGGCGCACTGGCGAATCTCCTCGATGAGACGATGCTCCAGATGCTCGTTGGCCATGTTGTCCATGTCGTTGTTGAGCCACTCGAACTCGGCCTCCTTCTCCTCGGAGGCGATGTAGGAGCTTCGCTTGGGCTGCTCCTTCTTGGTGTTGAAGAACTGACCCAGTAGAGGCTTGAGCAGATTCTTCAGGCGACGAGAGGGAGACACTTTCGACTTGTACATGGTGTTGGTGTTCTTCTGCTTGCTGATGGCCGACATTAGATATTTTCGTAGATATTTGTTCGTTTGGTGGTGAGTGCGTAGAATGCGTGCTGAGATGTTCTCGCTCCGACGGTCGAATGCTGTGTGATGCTGTCTCTAAGATCAGAGGCGCTATTTATACCTTCTCGGGACCCGGCCGAGATCCTACAGCATCTCAGCCAATCGCATCGCTCGAAGGGCAGGCAGGTGCAAGGATCCGAAATTTCACACGTTAGTCGGTGGCAGCAGGTAGGTCCTGCAGGACCTGAGACCCAAGACCCGAGATCCGAGATCTTGTGCGAAGCGTGGGAATCTCGGGCCCATTTCTCCTTCCAAGACAATTATCCCCCGAAGGAATCCTTGGCGTGGGAACAGCACATTTCTGGCCTTCACTCGGAGTcccatttattgttttggatttCGGCCGGGTTTGTTGTGCCAGTTCGTCAGAAATATGTCGATCCTGTAACCGAAAACCAGCTACATTCTAAGCCAAATTTATACAGATCGTGCACTTTCATTCTTGGTTATTGTTTGGCTGATTAGTGATGGCATCGCAAAAAGTCCTTTGAGGCACGATCTTGAGAATTCTCACGTTCGGCTGGGGAGCACTTCGTATTTTGATTACTTGAGTTATGGACCTCAAAACTATTTTCGTGTCACGACAGGGGTTCCAAATTCTGATCATCTCTAGTCCTCTCTTTTTTGGGCCATACCCCTCAATTAATTGAATGGGGGTTTACTTTTTTGTGAATGTATCGTATTATTACTCATTTATTGTGGGATGAAATGATTCGTCtcacatttatattttcagattgTGGGAATCTAGAACTCGAGTTCTAATGGCTCTCGatgatacaaaaatatttacagctTGTGAGAATCTGTAACTCGTGTTCTGATGGCACTCGGTTATAATTACAAGATAATATAGTTTCGTTCATGCGTGTTATGATGTGGGGGTGGAGTTGAAAatccatatttaaatatgattattcaaatctttaaatttttacttcTACAAatgaatatttgtttaaaatataaaggcTAATTAAATATTCTGGTACCTAAGAAATTACGAAAATGAGGATGGAACTTAGACTTATCAAATATATACATcccaaatttaaaatcaatccAAAAAACACTATTTAAggtacaaaattttaattattgtttagtTATAAtgcaatattattatatggAAATAGTTTAGTACTGCTTATATCAACATCTAATTTTCATATGTATCCaacgttttaaaataaagtaaataatttttatttatattaaaatcttttcattaaatatttatgtatttataaatttgatttttgtttataaatatccCCTTGTGGCTTAAACCATTCTTAATTCCATTCAGTCATGTTATGCCAAACTGTACCTAGATGTATGCTTTTAATAAAGAATCTGCACTGACTGTATGTAAAACCTATTTACATAACGCACACACAATCTTATGTACGAACATTCCCCCTTTGGAAATACCTGAAAGATCGAACTGATCCGTGCGGCCTTTTCGCATTTATTATTGAGATAGGATTGGCTTTGTTGCTGCTCGCAGGgcccttgtttttgtttatcatCGCAGGGACCCTCTCTACCTGTTCCGATGCAATTCGAGATTTATTCTGTCCAGGGCCCAACCCTAAGAAGGAGCGCAGAAAACGAAAATCAGAAATCGCCTCGAGGTAACAGGTTTCCCCAGACCGCTCAGCTTGATTTTTCGAGTTTTTCGAATCCACAACAGGTTTTGATCAAAAGGGAACAGGtaaaggtttatttttttcgagtTAAGGTTCTTAGGGTCTTGCTGTCTTCCATGAATGGAGGGAGGGAGGAGGGGGTAAGAACGGtttttggcttacaaattcTTGGAAAACCTTCAAGGAAATTACAATGACAAAGGGGAAAGTTCGAATAAGAAATCAGAAATGTTGTTTgtttcaatattaatattatgtatttattcATACACTTAAACATAGATGGAAGACAATGATTAAAGCTggttatttatgcattttaagaTGTCCACTTGCTGAGTGTGGAGTTAAAGCTGATGCGGATGTTTAGAGACCGATTCCGATGGAGTCTTTAAAGCTGTTTAGGAAGTTGGATTTTCgtgattttccattttcctcgATCACAGTTGGACAAGCTCGGCTTCCAGTTTCTCGTTCTGGGAGTTCTGGAACTCCTCATCGGACATTGGCAGTGGGAGTTCCGTCGGGATGGTCTGGTTCTTGAGCTGCTGGTGACTCGAAGCCTTGAAGATTTTGCAGGCCACCTTGAAGATCTTCTTCATGGCCTTGGCGGGGGTGTAGGTCTTCTTCTGGCAGGCCTGACTGTAGGTGGTGTTCATCAGAGTTTCGTAGGCCATTTTTGCAGTTTGCGTTTTTATGTTCGATTTGTGGTAGACTGAATGCTGTTGACTGTTCAACGCTGCGATTGAAATTGATGTCCTATTCGGAATGCCGCTCCGTTTTTATACCCGATCCTGGCGAAATCAACCCCTAAGTGTCGACCAATCAGGACGAGTCCTGGCGCAGGTGTTTTTCGGTTTCTCCAGATATGAGAGTCACGCATTCCTCAACTCTCTGCAGGTAGTttgggatcggatcggatcgttGAGCTCGGGTCCCTTTTTCGAGCGACCCTTGCACGTGTGCGAAGTAAGGCCACAATTTTCGAAGGCCCTAAATAAATCTCTCCCTCGATTTCTTCGTGGGAGAGTATAATTTCAGTCGAATACTTATATGACGATGCGGCAAGCATGcacaaataccaaaaaaaaagaaagaaaaaactatCATCCCTTTTTCATGGGTTCGGGTTAGTAATTTGAGTGGTTTGTTTGCGGAGGACTCGGCTCGAATTTATGCCTTGattagtttttggctattaatTGTTAATAGGCTGACAGTGGAGGATAAAAGTGACAGACCCTCGTTAAACACATGTTGTCGGCAaacgaaaaatatttacacgtcaacatttcatttttgatCAGTACAGGTAGACTCTGGTCCTTTCGAGTACAGTGAACAATCAGTTCGAGGAGCTcatgatttttctagatttttcgATTGCCACGAAGTCGAGGTGGTTGTGCTGGCCTTTCGTGGCAGTCTTCACTGTCTTCACACTTGTTCCTTTCGCTTGTCTTTGTTCGTTAGCAGAATTTAAAGGGCATAGGGgaacaagcctgggaaaactgccccaggcgatattgcaaaattttagatgaggattggtagataggaacctaatcgataagaattccaattttcaaatattttgatccgctggtttacgagtaatctgccgcaactaaagaacatatcacttgatgtatcttcccttcggtggttcttgagaaaacttttttaatgccaataatttttgtgttaaccttcaagaatggcagccaatctttggatttttaccattcttataagctaccaaaaatcgcgattcaaattttcaaaaaattggttcaagactttccaagtctgacaacaccgccagttttttacagtttgtgtgtcctataaccatctacttcatataaaatattcataatttttcgagtggtgcaacagtgttaaacatacaaaaaactgaagaatttatttctagaAGGGTAGGAATggagtcaataaaatatatttggcttgtaaatagttagttctaagaccagaattattatcaaagagtaaagtttttaatattatgggtgaaaagtggtccgaattataaaatgtttggcatgTAAATGTttgcttgtaattgatttaatagggaCCCAGTCCCAGTCTAGTCCCCACAGCTTCGAATTTCATATCCTCCCTGGACAGAGATTTCATAAGAAATCCTTTGAGCATGGATGTCCcacaaatactttatttatgtgattctaaagaattcgcggtccaaAGAGGATTATTTAATATGCGAGATTTCGGCACCGTTGTTATTGCGCGAAATtgttaacaatttgttatcatgctccgcatattaaagctttaaaattactatcTTGCTTTTTAGAATAACGATGGTACCGAAAGGATCGCATATTAAATAATCCTCTttggaccgcgaattctttagaatcaCATAAATAAGTATTTGTGGGACATCCATGCTCAAAGGATTTCTTATGAAATCTCTGTCCAGGGAGGATATGAAATTCGAAGCTGTGGGGACTAGACTGGGACTGGGtccctattaaatcaattacaagcaaACATTTAcatgccaaacattttataattcggaccacttttcacccataatattaaaaactttactctttgataataattctggtcttagaactaactatttacaagccaaatatattttattgactccATTCCTACCCTtctagaaataaattcttcagttttttgtatgtttaacactgttgcaccactcgaaaaattatgaatattttatatgaagtagatggttataggacacacaaactgtaaaaaactggcggtgttgtcagacttggaaagtcttgaaccaattttttgaaaatttgaatcgcgatttttggtagcttataagaatggtaaaaatccaaagattggctgacattcttgaaggttaacacaaaaattattggcatcaaaaaagttATCTC
It contains:
- the Ocho gene encoding enhancer of split malpha protein; its protein translation is MSAISKQKNTNTMYKSKVSPSRRLKNLLKPLLGQFFNTKKEQPKRSSYIASEEKEAEFEWLNNDMDNMANEHLEHRLIEEIRQCAKEDAVIVYNENGSGELQTIDQEDYYVPVHFARTNAGTFFWTSLQPKASEPYAIEWNFLDRWAQA
- the Brd gene encoding uncharacterized protein Brd, with the protein product MAYETLMNTTYSQACQKKTYTPAKAMKKIFKVACKIFKASSHQQLKNQTIPTELPLPMSDEEFQNSQNEKLEAELVQL